A region of the Culex quinquefasciatus strain JHB chromosome 1, VPISU_Cqui_1.0_pri_paternal, whole genome shotgun sequence genome:
TTTGTTTTGAATTGCGAAAGGCAAATGTGACACTGAAAGGGCCGCTCGGCCGCATGAACCTGTTGAAATTAAAGATGTAAAAGACTGTCAAGGGGGAAAACAATCCGGTACAAACCGTAAGATGGTTTATCCAGGCTTCTCGCGACGAGAACTTTTCGCCGCAAACCATGCATCGGTTTTCCTCCAGCGAACTGGCCAGCGTTCCTGCCGCCGCCGTTGTCGTCGacttggaaccactcgagcctGACGTGGTGCGCATCTTGAAAATGGCACTAAGGCTGGGAAACTgcagttgttgttgctgctgctgcagctgcaACTGGAAGAAATCTTCCTCGCGGGATTCATCCGCCGTCagcgtgctgctgctgctgccgattTCGTGTTCCTCGTCCTCGACCTCGTCTTCGGTTTGGGTTTCCTCCTCCTTCTGTTGTCGCTCGTGCTCCGCTTGCTGATCTGCCAGGTACTGCCGCCGGACACTCTCGAGCGTGTCATCTTCCAGCGGTTCCTGCTTCACAATCAGCACTTCCGGCTCAATCCGAAGTGCCATCGCTTTTGCCCGGATAAGCCGGTCATACTCTTTGGTCCGCTGGCGGAAGTGGTAGAATTCCTGCAGCACTTGCAGACAGTTCTGGCACGCCGACGACGGAAAGTCCCGCTCCGCCGTCAGCTGGATGTCGGTACACTCGACGATTATGTCCAGCAGT
Encoded here:
- the LOC6032700 gene encoding zinc finger protein 616, with amino-acid sequence MDLTIYSDVPNETPGSYCRFCFRETELVPIFHPTTVEPVNRQLLDIIVECTDIQLTAERDFPSSACQNCLQVLQEFYHFRQRTKEYDRLIRAKAMALRIEPEVLIVKQEPLEDDTLESVRRQYLADQQAEHERQQKEEETQTEDEVEDEEHEIGSSSSTLTADESREEDFFQLQLQQQQQQLQFPSLSAIFKMRTTSGSSGSKSTTTAAAGTLASSLEENRCMVCGEKFSSREAWINHLTVHAAERPFQCHICLSQFKTKYVQQNHIKTVHQNIRSYQCQVCTDPVRQFKSKRTLEDHLRYHTGERPFLCTICNVSFSSGSVHRNHMYRVHREMRKKEKRCNYCGKEFDRILDLKRHQTSYCEKIVGRAMAERL